The Corvus hawaiiensis isolate bCorHaw1 chromosome 2, bCorHaw1.pri.cur, whole genome shotgun sequence genome includes a window with the following:
- the DNAJC28 gene encoding dnaJ homolog subfamily C member 28, producing the protein MLSNNMGHGFMGRGAMIPRKLKPFLCRMLSGYKPKNDIKDSYKILGLEEGCSLDDVRNSYRNLAKKYHPDSSSGMADSKAFIRVEEAYRVVLNDLEAKQISDPGEEEEDQFKSKSLQHRHYLSFEGVGIGTPSQREKQYMQFRVDRATEQVLQYRQQRLENRYAGSDLSRAEDVRQSKKVKITQAVERLVEDLIQESMAKGDFDNLSGKGKPLQKFSDSPHIDPMTHNLNRILIDNGYQPEWILLQKEIRETIELLRKSIVASRRKLGEPMTLSEQKQWGRVCEQFAEDIRKLNKRVDNFNLVVPILSRQMVHFSTDKEILRAQKTYEAVMEKVSDSDTKENEGEEGKRFGWKSSLFKWLKLTLK; encoded by the coding sequence ATGCTGAGTAACAACATGGGACATGGTTTCATGGGACGGGGAGCCATGATTCCAAGGAAGCTGAAGCCGTTTCTCTGCAGGATGTTGTCGGGTTACAAACCCAAAAATGACATCAAGGACTCTTACAAAATTCTGGGGCTCGAGGAAGGATGTTCCCTCGATGATGTCCGAAACTCCTATCGAAATCTTGCCAAAAAATACCACCCGGACAGCAGCTCCGGCATGGCTGATTCCAAGGCCTTCATAAGGGTGGAGGAGGCCTACAGGGTAGTGCTCAACGACCTGGAAGCCAAACAGATATCGGATCCcggcgaggaggaggaagacCAGTTCAAATCCAAatccctgcagcacagacactACCTGAGCTTCGAGGGCGTGGGCATCGGCACGCCGAGCCAGAGGGAGAAGCAGTACATGCAGTTCCGCGTGGACCGTGCCACCGAGCAGGTGCTGCAGTACCGGCAGCAGAGGCTCGAGAACCGCTACGCCGGCAGCGACCTGAGCAGAGCCGAGGACGTGAGGCAGAGCAAGAAAGTGAAGATAACTCAGGCGGTGGAACGGCTGGTTGAGGACCTCATCCAGGAATCCATGGCCAAAGGAGACTTCGACAACCTCAGTGGCAAAGGGAAGCCTTTGCAGAAGTTCTCGGACAGTCCCCACATCGACCCCATGACCCACAACCTGAACAGGATCCTCATTGACAATGGGTACCAGCCCGAGTGGAtcctgctgcagaaggaaatCCGGGAGACCATTGAGCTGCTGAGGAAGAGCATCGTGGCCTCCAGGAGGAAGCTCGGGGAGCCGATGACGCTGTCGGAGCAGAAGCAATGGGGTCGGGTTTGCGAGCAGTTTGCAGAAGACATCAGGAAATTAAACAAGAGAGTCGACAACTTCAACCTGGTCGTGCCCATTCTGAGCAGGCAAATGGTGCATTTCAGCACGGACAAGGAAATCCTCCGAGCACAAAAGACTTACGAGGCTGTCATGGAAAAGGTTTCTGATTCAGACACGAAGGAAAACGAGGGGGAAGAGGGTAAAAGGTTTGGGTGGAAGTCTTCTCTCTTTAAGTGGTTAAAACttacactgaaataa
- the TMEM50B gene encoding transmembrane protein 50B, producing the protein MAGFLDNFRWPECECIDWSERRNAIASIVAGVLFFTGWWIMIDAAVVYPKPEQLNHAFHTCGVFSTLAFFMINAVSNAQVRGDSYSDGCLGRTGARIWLFIGFMLMFGSLIASMWILFGAYVTQNTNVYPGLAVFFQNALIFFSTLIYKFGRTEELWG; encoded by the exons ATGGCAGGGTTCCTGGACAATTTCCGCTGGCCGGAGTGCGAGTGCATCGACTGGAGCGAGCGCCGCAACGCCATCGCCTCCATCGTGGCCGGGGTGCTG TTTTTCACAGGCTGGTGGATCATGATCGACGCTGCCGTGGTTTATCCCAAGCCGGAGCAGCTGAACCACGCCTTCCACACCTGTGGGGTCTTCTCCACGCTGGCCTTCTTCAT GATAAATGCTGTATCAAATGCACAGGTGAGAGGAGACAGCTACAGTGATGGATGCTTAGGAAGAACAG GGGCTCGGATCTGGCTCTTCATTGGCTTCATGTTGATGTTTGGATCCctcattgcttccatgtggATCCTCTTTGGAGCCTATGTTACACAGA ACACTAACGTGTACCCTGGATTAGCAGTGTTTTTCCAGAATGCATTGATATTTTTCAG cacTCTGATCTACAAGTTTGGGAGAACAGAagagctgtggggctga
- the IFNGR2 gene encoding interferon gamma receptor 2, which produces MRGRAPLRSLLLLLLLLLLFLLGSARAAAAEPSPHLPAPKDVEVYSYNFQSLLRWSPVPVENSSVLYTAHYRTGFYEEWSEMGCAQTPQTQCEFPPQIRRRRWTILLRVRAELGPLTSAWVHTPPFVAERNTSLGPPKVNSVSVSPDSLFVSVSPPFTPETEDILHYHVSYWENTTSPTEEQLSESKTLFQIGNLKESTLYCFSIQVQLEIYSGHFLEGQQSAPECHRTALSEATRAGKIILLFVMGLVILNLVATGLLFLWKHHQKIKHWSQPPLQIPSHFEEFLRDPAFVGLEELHSPAEGEPQAVEVGEGGGPESEGPPPHPQGQGSH; this is translated from the exons AACCCTCTCCCCATTTACCAGCACCAAAAGATGTGGAGGTTTATTCCTACAACTTCCAGAGTTTGTTGAGGTGGTCTCCTGTTCCAGTGGAGAATAGCTCGGTGTTATACACAGCCCATTACAGAAC agggttCTATGAGGAGTGGAGTGAGATGGGCTGTGCCCAGACCCCCCAGACCCAGTGCGAGTTCCCCCCGCAGATCCGGAGGCGGCGCTGGACGATCCTGCTGCGCGTGAGGGCCGAGCTGGGCCCCCTCACCTCGGCCTGGGTGCACACACCTCCCTTCGTGGCAGAGAGGAACA cctCGCTGGGCCCCCCCAAGGTGAACAGTGTGAGTGTCAGCCCTGACTCGCTGTTCGTCAGCGTCAGCCCCCCGTTCACCCCTGAAACCGAGGACATTCTCCACTATCACGTGTCCTACTGGGAGAACACAACAAGTCCTACAGAAGAA CAGCTAAGTGAAAGCAAGACACTATTCCAGATTGGAAATCTAAAGGAATCAACACTTTATTGCTTCAGCATTCAAGTGCAGTTGGAGATCTACTCAGGTCACTTCTTGGAAGGACAGCAGAGTGCCCCAGAGTGTCACAGAACTGCCCTCAGTG aggCAACCCGAGCTGGAAAGATCATCCTCCTGTTTGTCATGGGGTTAGTCATTCTAAATCTGGTGGCAACTGGATTGCTGTTTCTGTGGAAACACCACCAAAAAATCAAACATTGGTCTCAGCCACCTCTGCAAATCCCATCACACTTCGAGGAG ttcctgaGGGACCCTGCCTTTGTTGGCTTGGAGGAGCTGCACAGTCCTGCTGAGGGTGAGCCCCAGGCTGTTGAGGTTGGAGAAGGAGGTGGCCCGGAGAGTGAGGGTCCACCACCCCAcccccagggacagggaagccacTGA